From a single Cyclobacterium marinum DSM 745 genomic region:
- a CDS encoding CTP synthase: protein MAASTKHIFITGGVTSSLGKGIIAASLAKLLQSRGISVTIQKFDPYLNIDPGTLNPYEHGECYVTEDGAETDLDLGHYERFLNSTTSQGNNVTTGRIYNNVITKERNGEFLGKTVQVIPHITDEIKNNFYKLGNDGKYDVIITEIGGCVGDIESLPFVEAVRQARWDLGPNNFLVIHLTLIPFLSAAKELKTKPTQHSVKQLLEAGVQPDILVCRTEHHLPVDVKKKIAQFCNVQLNCVIEAMDADSIYDVPLLMKKERLDERVMTKLKITSKTNTELEQWKEFLGKLKNPTMEVDIALIGKYVSLPDAYKSIIESFIHAGTSLECKVNLHLVSSEELNEVNIGKKLELMDGVLVAPGFGVRGLEGKLIATKYARENLIPFFGICLGMQVAVIEFARNVLGKADASSSELEPDCKDPVIFLMEEQKGVKQMGGTMRLGAYPCEMKKGSNAYKAYGKPKITERHRHRYEFNNKYLKEFEEKGMLASGKNPDKGLVEIIELKDHPWFVGTQFHPEYKSTVLNPHPLFVRFIKAVSDNKRNKS, encoded by the coding sequence ATGGCTGCGTCTACAAAACATATATTTATTACCGGAGGAGTTACTTCCTCACTTGGAAAAGGAATAATAGCTGCCTCATTGGCCAAGCTTCTTCAATCAAGAGGAATTTCTGTTACAATCCAAAAATTTGATCCTTACCTAAACATTGATCCAGGGACTTTGAACCCCTACGAACATGGTGAATGCTATGTTACGGAGGATGGCGCAGAAACTGATTTGGATTTAGGACACTATGAAAGATTCTTAAATTCAACAACTTCTCAAGGAAACAATGTAACCACAGGAAGGATCTATAATAATGTCATCACTAAAGAACGGAATGGTGAATTTTTAGGCAAAACCGTGCAAGTGATTCCACATATTACAGATGAGATAAAAAACAATTTTTATAAGCTTGGAAATGATGGAAAGTATGATGTAATCATTACTGAAATCGGAGGGTGTGTAGGGGATATTGAATCCCTTCCATTTGTGGAAGCAGTAAGGCAAGCAAGATGGGATCTAGGCCCCAATAACTTTTTGGTAATCCATCTCACATTAATCCCATTTCTCTCAGCTGCCAAGGAATTAAAAACCAAACCTACACAACATTCTGTAAAGCAATTATTAGAAGCAGGTGTACAACCGGATATTCTTGTTTGTAGAACAGAACACCATTTACCTGTAGATGTTAAAAAGAAAATAGCCCAATTCTGTAATGTTCAATTGAATTGTGTAATAGAGGCAATGGATGCTGACTCTATTTATGATGTTCCATTATTGATGAAAAAAGAGCGTCTAGATGAACGGGTGATGACCAAATTAAAAATCACCTCTAAAACCAATACTGAATTAGAACAATGGAAGGAATTTTTGGGTAAGCTCAAAAACCCTACCATGGAGGTGGATATTGCACTAATTGGAAAATATGTTTCTCTACCTGATGCCTATAAATCCATCATCGAATCATTTATTCATGCCGGAACCTCTTTAGAATGTAAAGTAAACTTACATTTGGTGTCTTCTGAGGAATTGAATGAGGTGAATATTGGAAAAAAACTGGAATTAATGGATGGTGTTTTAGTGGCACCTGGTTTTGGAGTTAGAGGGCTGGAAGGAAAACTTATTGCTACAAAGTATGCAAGAGAGAATTTAATTCCTTTCTTTGGCATTTGTTTAGGGATGCAGGTAGCTGTTATTGAGTTTGCCAGAAATGTTTTAGGAAAAGCAGACGCATCTTCCAGTGAATTGGAACCTGATTGTAAAGATCCGGTTATTTTCCTAATGGAAGAGCAAAAAGGGGTCAAACAGATGGGAGGAACCATGCGTCTTGGGGCATATCCATGTGAAATGAAAAAGGGATCTAACGCCTATAAGGCTTATGGAAAACCTAAAATCACAGAGAGGCATAGACACCGATATGAGTTCAATAACAAGTACCTTAAGGAATTTGAAGAAAAGGGAATGTTAGCTTCCGGAAAGAATCCTGATAAGGGTTTAGTTGAGATTATAGAATTAAAAGATCATCCTTGGTTTGTTGGAACCCAATTTCATCCGGAATACAAAAGTACTGTTTTGAACCCCCACCCATTATTTGTGCGGTTTATCAAGGCAGTGAGTGACAATAAAAGGAATAAATCTTAA
- a CDS encoding DUF5683 domain-containing protein has translation MANKNNPKTKHLHIVLGFLCLFLVHSATAQEIDSNDSLTDSIGFEAPKNVKDPKKAIYLSLIFPGAGQVYNEKVWKLPLLYSGVSTAIYFLNFNNRRYKEFIAALEIVREGTETNPFPNLNEDGIIRNVNYWRRNRDAMYMVFGAIYALGAVDAFVDAHLSGFDVSDDLTFKLEPSMEPMLANNSAIGLSLKIKF, from the coding sequence ATGGCAAATAAAAATAATCCTAAAACAAAGCATTTGCATATTGTTTTAGGATTTTTATGTCTTTTTCTGGTTCATTCCGCAACTGCACAAGAAATAGATTCCAATGACTCTTTAACTGACTCCATAGGTTTTGAAGCGCCTAAAAATGTTAAAGATCCTAAAAAAGCGATCTATTTATCTTTAATTTTCCCTGGAGCAGGGCAGGTTTATAATGAAAAAGTCTGGAAATTACCTTTACTTTACAGCGGTGTTTCCACGGCAATTTATTTTTTGAATTTTAACAATAGAAGATACAAAGAATTTATTGCTGCACTTGAGATTGTAAGAGAGGGTACAGAAACCAACCCTTTTCCTAATTTAAATGAAGATGGTATTATAAGAAACGTCAATTATTGGAGGAGAAATAGGGATGCCATGTACATGGTTTTTGGAGCCATTTATGCACTAGGTGCTGTAGATGCATTTGTAGATGCTCATCTCTCCGGATTCGATGTAAGCGATGACCTTACCTTCAAACTTGAACCCAGTATGGAGCCAATGTTGGCAAATAATAGTGCCATTGGGCTTTCATTAAAAATAAAATTTTAA
- a CDS encoding ParA family protein, translating into MGKVIAIANQKGGVGKTTTAMNLAASLAVLEYRTLVIDADPQANTTSGLGFDPKEIETSIYECMVNESDINEIIISTEIDHLDLVPSHIDLVGAEVEMVNLEEREEKMRSVIQEVRDRYDFIIIDCSPSLGLITINALTASNSVVIPVQCEYFALEGLGKLLNTIKIIQTRLNQELEIEGILLTMYDVRLRLSNQVVEEVRMHFKDMTFDTIIPRNVKLSESPSFGMPVVAFDATGKGAVAYLNLANEIAIKNGMAKEN; encoded by the coding sequence ATGGGAAAAGTAATCGCAATAGCCAACCAAAAAGGAGGCGTAGGAAAAACCACTACTGCCATGAATCTTGCAGCCAGCTTGGCTGTATTAGAATATAGAACTTTGGTGATCGATGCAGATCCCCAGGCAAATACCACGTCTGGGCTGGGCTTTGATCCTAAGGAAATAGAAACAAGCATTTATGAGTGCATGGTCAATGAAAGTGATATTAATGAAATCATCATATCCACTGAAATTGACCATTTGGATTTGGTACCATCACATATAGATCTGGTAGGAGCGGAAGTTGAGATGGTGAACCTAGAGGAAAGAGAGGAGAAAATGCGGAGTGTAATCCAGGAAGTAAGGGATCGTTATGATTTTATCATCATAGATTGTTCACCTTCTCTTGGACTAATCACAATCAATGCTTTGACGGCTTCTAACTCAGTAGTAATTCCCGTACAATGTGAATATTTTGCATTAGAAGGTTTAGGTAAATTATTGAATACCATCAAAATTATTCAAACCAGATTAAATCAAGAACTTGAGATTGAAGGTATACTTTTAACAATGTATGACGTTAGACTAAGACTATCGAATCAAGTTGTGGAAGAGGTACGAATGCATTTTAAAGACATGACTTTTGATACCATCATTCCCAGGAATGTAAAATTGAGTGAGTCACCTAGCTTTGGTATGCCCGTAGTGGCTTTTGATGCTACAGGAAAAGGAGCTGTTGCCTACTTAAATTTGGCCAATGAGATAGCCATTAAAAATGGTATGGCGAAAGAAAATTGA
- the dapB gene encoding 4-hydroxy-tetrahydrodipicolinate reductase: MNILILGYGKMGKIISQMAEERGHRIVAKINIENVADLDHLNTDDIDVAIEFSQPSSAVGNITWCMQHNVPVVVGTTGWMEEKEAMTALCTQKNGALFYASNFSIGVNIFFKVNAFLAKLMNEQTAYQADLEEIHHTEKKDAPSGTAITLAEGLINNNNRYSKWKLKEGEEKTEEGVLPITSKRIDPAPGTHIVSYTSDIDDITIKHTAHNRKGFALGAVLVAEWLPGKKGVLSMNDFLDF, from the coding sequence ATGAATATACTGATATTAGGCTACGGTAAAATGGGTAAAATTATCTCCCAAATGGCAGAGGAAAGAGGCCACCGTATTGTTGCCAAAATTAATATTGAAAATGTAGCAGATCTGGATCATTTGAATACAGATGACATTGATGTAGCCATTGAATTTAGCCAACCGAGTTCTGCGGTGGGGAACATTACCTGGTGCATGCAACACAACGTCCCCGTGGTGGTAGGAACTACCGGATGGATGGAAGAAAAAGAAGCGATGACAGCACTTTGTACCCAAAAGAATGGGGCCTTGTTCTATGCTTCAAATTTCAGCATCGGCGTAAATATTTTTTTTAAGGTCAATGCCTTTCTTGCAAAATTAATGAATGAGCAGACGGCCTACCAAGCAGATTTGGAAGAAATCCATCATACAGAAAAGAAAGATGCGCCAAGTGGAACAGCCATTACTTTGGCTGAAGGATTGATTAATAATAACAATAGGTATTCTAAGTGGAAATTAAAAGAAGGGGAGGAAAAAACTGAAGAAGGGGTGCTACCCATCACTTCTAAAAGAATTGACCCGGCACCCGGTACACATATCGTATCCTATACTTCTGACATTGATGATATTACCATCAAACATACAGCACATAATAGAAAAGGCTTTGCTTTAGGTGCGGTATTGGTAGCTGAATGGTTGCCCGGTAAGAAGGGTGTTTTATCAATGAATGATTTTTTGGATTTTTAA
- a CDS encoding metal-dependent hydrolase, producing MIELKYFGHSTFLVTIGGKSLIFDPFISPNPLASNIEIDKIKTDYVLVSHGHEDHVFDVETIVTNNEATLVSNFEIVTWFQNKGVKNVWGMNHGGSKVFDFGKIKYVNAVHSSALPDGTNGGNPGGFVVESEHGTFYYAGDTALSYDMKLIGESFDVDFAILPIGDNFTMGITDALKAADFVGTDKIIGMHYDTFEPIIIDRVKVKREAEKSGKELILLNIGESISL from the coding sequence ATGATTGAACTGAAGTATTTTGGTCATTCGACTTTCTTGGTAACAATAGGAGGAAAATCATTGATATTTGATCCTTTTATTTCACCCAATCCACTTGCCTCCAACATTGAAATAGATAAGATCAAAACGGATTATGTTTTGGTCAGTCATGGACATGAAGATCATGTATTCGATGTGGAAACAATTGTTACAAACAATGAGGCCACTTTGGTTTCAAATTTTGAAATAGTTACTTGGTTTCAGAACAAAGGGGTGAAAAATGTTTGGGGGATGAATCATGGTGGTTCCAAAGTATTTGATTTCGGAAAAATTAAATATGTGAATGCCGTACATAGCAGTGCTCTTCCGGATGGTACCAATGGTGGCAATCCGGGAGGTTTTGTAGTTGAATCGGAGCATGGTACTTTTTATTATGCTGGAGATACTGCATTAAGTTATGATATGAAATTAATTGGAGAATCCTTTGACGTTGATTTTGCAATTTTACCAATTGGGGATAACTTTACCATGGGTATTACCGATGCCTTAAAAGCTGCTGATTTTGTCGGGACTGATAAAATTATTGGCATGCACTATGATACCTTTGAACCAATTATAATTGATAGAGTTAAAGTAAAAAGAGAGGCAGAAAAAAGTGGGAAAGAATTGATTTTGCTAAACATAGGAGAAAGTATTTCGCTATAA
- the ung gene encoding uracil-DNA glycosylase, with the protein MNVKIENSWKDLLGDEFSKPYFESLVSFVKSEYETKTIYPKGDSIFKAFDLCPVEKVKVVILGQDPYHGPGQAHGLAFSVNEGVPFPPSLLNIFKELKSDLNLPFPSNGNLERWAKQGVLLLNATLTVEAHKAGSHQKKGWETFTTAVIEKLAAHKSNLVFLLWGAYAQKKAVVIPANKHFKLQSPHPSPLSAHRGFLGCKHFSQTNTYLAKNGLTPIQW; encoded by the coding sequence ATGAACGTCAAAATAGAAAATAGTTGGAAAGATTTATTGGGAGATGAATTTTCAAAGCCCTACTTTGAATCTTTGGTGAGTTTTGTTAAATCAGAATACGAAACCAAAACGATCTATCCCAAAGGTGATTCCATATTTAAGGCTTTTGACTTGTGTCCGGTAGAAAAAGTCAAAGTAGTTATTCTGGGACAAGATCCTTACCACGGTCCCGGACAAGCTCATGGTTTGGCTTTTTCTGTAAATGAGGGCGTACCTTTTCCGCCATCTCTGCTAAATATTTTTAAAGAGCTAAAGAGCGACCTTAATCTACCATTTCCTTCCAATGGAAATCTGGAAAGGTGGGCAAAGCAAGGAGTATTGTTACTTAATGCTACCCTTACTGTGGAAGCCCACAAGGCTGGAAGCCACCAAAAGAAAGGCTGGGAAACCTTTACTACTGCGGTGATTGAAAAGCTAGCAGCACATAAATCAAACCTTGTTTTTTTACTATGGGGGGCCTATGCCCAAAAGAAGGCAGTAGTAATACCGGCAAATAAACACTTCAAATTACAATCTCCTCACCCAAGCCCACTATCTGCACATCGAGGCTTTTTGGGTTGCAAACATTTCAGCCAAACCAATACTTACTTGGCCAAAAATGGTTTAACCCCTATTCAATGGTAA
- the lepB gene encoding signal peptidase I: MSQEKNKKSASREWIDALLFAVIAASLIRWLLLEPFTIPTASMEKSLLVGDFLFVSKMHYGTRVPKTILQVPLTHQKIWGTELKSYSEAIQLPYYRLPGFTSIKRNDVVVFNFPEEFQYPVDLKTNYIKRAVAIPGDVLEIKEAQLFVNGKASENPEEMQFSYDVIVNRPLNAEFFDRYGINPDSYYPFSDNSGYFVFATDAMIKELEQSPAISSIQKRISKPGQGDANIFPDGAYFKWNKDNFGPLEVPANGQTITLNEENVRKYAFTIEKFEGHENVTVEDNKLFIDGEEQQSYTFNQNYYFMMGDNRHDSLDSRFWGFVPEDHVVGKAWFLWLSLEKHKTMFNKIRWDRFFKPIN; this comes from the coding sequence ATGAGTCAAGAAAAAAACAAAAAATCAGCCTCCAGAGAATGGATTGATGCATTGCTTTTTGCCGTTATTGCAGCAAGTTTAATCAGGTGGTTATTACTGGAACCTTTTACAATTCCTACAGCATCAATGGAGAAATCTCTGTTAGTGGGTGATTTTCTATTTGTAAGTAAAATGCATTATGGTACCCGAGTGCCAAAAACCATTCTTCAAGTTCCATTAACCCACCAAAAAATTTGGGGTACAGAACTTAAGTCTTATTCTGAAGCCATTCAGTTGCCTTATTACAGGTTACCCGGCTTCACTTCCATCAAAAGAAATGATGTGGTTGTGTTTAACTTTCCGGAGGAATTTCAATACCCTGTGGATTTGAAGACCAACTATATCAAACGAGCCGTTGCTATTCCGGGAGATGTATTGGAAATAAAAGAAGCCCAACTGTTTGTCAATGGTAAGGCCAGTGAAAACCCGGAAGAAATGCAGTTTTCTTACGACGTTATTGTTAATAGACCATTGAATGCTGAGTTTTTTGACAGGTATGGCATCAATCCGGATAGCTACTATCCCTTTTCTGATAATTCAGGGTATTTTGTTTTTGCAACCGATGCAATGATCAAAGAGCTTGAACAATCTCCAGCCATTTCTTCCATTCAAAAAAGAATCAGTAAACCAGGGCAGGGGGATGCAAATATATTCCCGGATGGGGCCTATTTTAAATGGAATAAAGATAATTTTGGCCCCTTAGAAGTACCGGCAAATGGGCAAACCATTACGCTAAATGAAGAGAATGTCCGAAAATATGCTTTCACCATTGAAAAATTTGAAGGGCATGAAAATGTTACGGTAGAAGACAATAAATTGTTTATCGATGGGGAGGAACAACAGTCCTATACATTTAACCAAAATTATTATTTCATGATGGGGGATAACAGACACGATTCCTTAGATTCAAGGTTTTGGGGATTTGTGCCTGAAGATCACGTAGTAGGTAAAGCTTGGTTTCTCTGGTTGTCTTTAGAAAAACACAAAACCATGTTTAACAAAATCAGATGGGACCGATTCTTCAAACCCATCAATTAA
- the yidC gene encoding membrane protein insertase YidC yields the protein MDKNQATGLILFAAVILVYSLFFASDPQPVIEPQKSNGSTQVQSSAGETEQGIEANDNVNVDSLQNVAAMQKYGDFSNLVNGQESEKVLENDDVKITLSNKGGEIQQVEIKGFKTYDQKPLIIFDSETGTIDYRIKAAKGELSLNDLFFEVNESSEVIDEVKVSTVTFTANAGSGTIVRKYHLPATGYQLSHKIEGQGLNNLINDDVLTINWQSELKRLEEDMGESRRKTYMNFYTSDETYDYLSTGEGDDSEQVGEPIKWVAFKQRFFTSGIIAKEQFNNGNLAQETPIDSSYVKNMSATLQLPINGEVSYYFGPNNYKVLKNVTPEFDKNVDMGYIFVSWVNKYIIVNLFHWLENFFNNYGVIIILIVFIIKLFLLPLTYKSYIGMAKMRVIKPEIDELKEKYGEDQTKMQQEQMKLFSQLGVSPISGCLPMVLQMPFLLAMFFFFPNSIELRQESFLWAHDLSTYDSIVNLPFTIPFYGSHVSLFTLLMTVSQIAYTHFNNQLTTAQGPMKNIGYVMPVVFMFVLNSFPAALSFYYFVSNMVTFGQQYLIKQFVDDDKIRAKVEESKLKNANKKKSKFQMKIEQAMKAAENNKTETKKRKGKK from the coding sequence ATGGATAAAAATCAAGCGACAGGACTAATTCTTTTCGCAGCGGTAATTTTGGTTTATTCGCTCTTTTTTGCGAGTGATCCACAACCAGTTATCGAACCCCAAAAAAGCAATGGAAGTACACAAGTACAATCTAGTGCTGGAGAAACTGAGCAAGGTATTGAGGCAAATGATAATGTAAATGTTGATAGTCTCCAAAATGTTGCAGCAATGCAGAAATATGGTGACTTTTCGAACCTTGTAAATGGACAGGAAAGTGAAAAAGTACTTGAAAATGATGATGTAAAAATTACATTGTCAAACAAAGGTGGTGAAATTCAACAAGTCGAAATCAAAGGTTTCAAGACCTATGACCAGAAACCACTTATAATTTTTGATAGCGAAACAGGAACGATAGATTATAGAATTAAAGCTGCAAAAGGAGAGTTAAGCTTAAACGATCTTTTCTTTGAGGTAAATGAATCTAGTGAAGTTATTGACGAAGTAAAGGTTAGTACTGTAACTTTTACTGCCAATGCCGGTTCAGGAACGATAGTAAGAAAATACCATTTACCTGCAACAGGTTACCAGCTTTCTCATAAAATAGAAGGCCAAGGATTGAATAACTTGATTAATGATGATGTATTGACCATCAACTGGCAGAGTGAACTCAAAAGGCTGGAAGAGGATATGGGAGAATCCAGAAGGAAAACCTATATGAATTTTTATACATCTGATGAAACCTACGATTATTTATCTACCGGCGAAGGTGATGATTCAGAACAGGTCGGAGAACCAATAAAGTGGGTGGCTTTTAAGCAGCGATTTTTTACTTCCGGTATAATTGCCAAAGAGCAGTTTAACAATGGTAATTTAGCCCAGGAGACTCCTATAGACTCGTCGTATGTTAAAAACATGTCGGCAACTTTACAACTTCCTATCAATGGAGAGGTGAGTTATTATTTTGGGCCTAATAATTATAAGGTGCTCAAAAATGTTACACCGGAGTTTGATAAAAATGTAGACATGGGCTATATTTTTGTTAGTTGGGTAAATAAATACATCATAGTGAACTTGTTTCATTGGCTTGAGAATTTCTTCAATAACTATGGAGTAATTATCATATTGATTGTATTCATTATCAAGTTGTTCTTATTGCCTTTGACTTATAAGTCCTATATTGGTATGGCTAAAATGAGGGTGATTAAGCCTGAAATAGATGAGTTAAAAGAAAAATACGGGGAAGATCAAACCAAAATGCAACAAGAGCAAATGAAGCTCTTTAGCCAACTAGGTGTAAGTCCTATTTCTGGTTGCTTGCCTATGGTGCTTCAAATGCCCTTTTTATTGGCGATGTTCTTTTTCTTTCCTAATTCCATTGAATTAAGACAGGAGTCCTTTTTGTGGGCACATGATCTTTCTACTTATGACTCAATAGTCAACCTGCCCTTTACCATACCCTTTTATGGTTCACATGTAAGTTTATTTACCTTACTAATGACTGTGTCTCAAATTGCCTATACGCATTTCAACAACCAGTTGACTACTGCCCAAGGGCCTATGAAGAACATTGGCTACGTAATGCCTGTAGTGTTTATGTTTGTTTTAAACTCATTCCCCGCAGCACTTAGTTTCTATTATTTTGTATCCAATATGGTTACTTTCGGTCAGCAATATTTGATCAAACAGTTTGTAGATGATGATAAAATCAGAGCCAAAGTGGAAGAAAGTAAACTTAAAAATGCAAATAAGAAAAAATCTAAGTTTCAGATGAAAATAGAGCAGGCAATGAAAGCTGCAGAAAATAATAAGACTGAAACCAAAAAAAGAAAAGGGAAGAAATAA
- a CDS encoding fumarylacetoacetate hydrolase family protein — MKVYRTKKGIVIEKSNHFYTLPDEDWDAFINDDNLYNKVNHIIQSSEISNDGHHWIKDGLLAPVDNQEVWASGVTYFKSKLGRQEESKDSGGGTFYEKVYNAARPELFMKATGPNVRGHLQKVRIRKDSTWDVPEPELTLLISSTGKILGYTIGNDMSSRSIEGENPLYLPQAKVYKGSAAIGPCILVTDQPLPRDTEIKLEVIRDSNLIFSDTITIDQIKRELNELVKYLYAEYDFQSGSFLMTGTGIVPGSDFTLASKDVVKIQISGIGTLINPVE, encoded by the coding sequence ATGAAAGTTTATAGAACCAAAAAGGGGATTGTAATAGAAAAAAGCAATCATTTTTATACTTTGCCTGATGAGGATTGGGATGCATTTATCAATGATGACAATCTATATAATAAGGTCAACCATATTATCCAATCTTCTGAGATTTCCAATGATGGCCATCATTGGATCAAGGATGGTTTATTGGCTCCTGTTGACAATCAAGAAGTATGGGCCAGTGGAGTGACCTATTTTAAAAGTAAATTGGGCAGACAAGAAGAATCAAAAGACAGTGGGGGAGGGACTTTTTATGAAAAAGTTTATAATGCTGCTCGACCGGAATTGTTTATGAAAGCCACGGGCCCCAATGTTAGAGGACATTTGCAAAAGGTGCGCATCAGAAAAGATTCTACTTGGGATGTTCCTGAACCTGAATTAACCTTACTCATAAGTTCTACAGGAAAAATTTTGGGCTATACCATAGGGAATGACATGAGCTCTAGAAGTATAGAGGGGGAAAACCCCTTGTATCTTCCACAGGCTAAGGTATACAAAGGGAGTGCTGCCATAGGCCCTTGTATACTGGTCACCGATCAACCTTTACCAAGAGATACAGAAATTAAATTAGAGGTTATCAGAGATAGTAATTTGATTTTTAGTGATACCATTACCATAGATCAGATTAAGAGGGAACTCAATGAGCTGGTGAAATATTTGTATGCAGAGTATGATTTTCAATCAGGTTCATTTTTAATGACAGGAACAGGGATTGTACCGGGAAGTGACTTTACTTTGGCCTCTAAAGATGTTGTTAAAATTCAAATAAGTGGAATTGGTACCTTAATAAACCCTGTAGAATAA
- a CDS encoding ParB/RepB/Spo0J family partition protein codes for MAVNKSNIKKRSALGKGLGALLKDSPGKEKSGENNEKQNPVAGIFEVPLDEVQVNPYQPRTHFDKTALEELSDSIKVQGIIQPITVRRLADNEYQLISGERRFQASKLAGLKQIPAYVRTANDQQMLEMALIENIQRENLNALEIAHSYQRLLAECELKQEQLGDRVGKNRTTVNNYLRLLKLPPDIQAGIRDQKISMGHARALINVEDVDKQLAIFKKTVDEELSVRKVEALVKELNDGSPKKADKEKDSLDPVKKYEINKLQQKLASHFGTKVSLKSDKKDKGEIKIPFHSTSDLNRILEILELI; via the coding sequence ATGGCTGTTAATAAATCAAATATTAAAAAAAGAAGTGCCTTGGGTAAAGGCTTAGGTGCCTTGCTGAAAGATTCTCCGGGAAAGGAGAAAAGTGGTGAGAATAATGAAAAACAAAATCCCGTAGCAGGGATTTTTGAAGTGCCTTTGGATGAGGTTCAAGTAAACCCTTATCAACCAAGGACTCATTTTGACAAGACGGCCTTAGAAGAGCTGTCGGACTCTATAAAAGTACAAGGGATAATTCAGCCCATTACAGTGAGAAGGCTAGCTGATAATGAATACCAGCTGATTTCCGGTGAAAGAAGATTTCAAGCTTCCAAACTCGCAGGTCTTAAGCAAATACCCGCTTACGTTCGTACTGCCAATGACCAGCAAATGCTGGAAATGGCCCTAATAGAAAACATTCAAAGAGAAAACCTTAATGCTTTAGAAATTGCCCATTCTTATCAAAGGTTATTGGCTGAATGTGAACTAAAGCAAGAACAACTAGGAGATAGGGTAGGTAAAAATCGTACAACAGTAAACAATTACCTTCGACTTTTGAAATTACCACCGGATATTCAGGCCGGTATCAGGGATCAAAAAATCAGTATGGGACATGCCAGAGCCTTGATTAATGTTGAGGATGTAGACAAACAACTTGCCATCTTTAAAAAGACGGTGGACGAAGAGTTGAGTGTGAGAAAGGTGGAAGCTTTGGTTAAAGAGTTGAATGACGGATCACCTAAAAAAGCCGATAAAGAAAAAGATTCTTTAGACCCCGTCAAAAAGTATGAAATCAATAAGCTTCAGCAGAAACTGGCTTCTCATTTTGGTACTAAGGTTTCTTTAAAATCAGATAAAAAAGATAAGGGGGAAATAAAAATTCCTTTTCACTCGACAAGTGACCTTAACAGGATATTGGAAATTCTAGAATTGATCTAA